One Tachysurus fulvidraco isolate hzauxx_2018 chromosome 2, HZAU_PFXX_2.0, whole genome shotgun sequence DNA segment encodes these proteins:
- the LOC113646178 gene encoding cleavage and polyadenylation specificity factor subunit 7 isoform X5 — MAAMKADGGPTENIDIYADLNTEEAGDLLEAEADALYDDVLTGSVDSESTPGKQECKEDGMLVEECNGGKRFSVYIGNFNWWTSDGDLIAMARKQGVTDIVEVKFAENRTNGQSKGYAELVVSTEESLKRLLESMPQCKINGEKVECRHVSRRNLADFEAQSRRRIPLRLAPKGDLERSEARSSSTPSPSDLQSLPLPLMFPPTKPPPLIPSFYNTPPPPLPPPPLPLFNTPPPLFHPPLPYTRIPNAHNLNTYNLNAHVPNAHISNAHVPNAHISNAHVPNAHISNAHVPNAHILSAHTHNSHTSSLHINPAFFPVSPATCSSNNSSNNNSSSDNNSRTRTAFSRPRNAVFEELINRNRTIASSAITKAISAATSGDIRMAIETLYTATAVIKQSRVSNDKRCRMLVNSLNDCLNSIETKCFPSKRHRSQERASSRSRERYRERSSSTDRERDRERERERGHDREHRDRH, encoded by the exons ATGGCAGCCATGAAGGCTGATGGAGGGCCGACGGAGAACATCGACATCTACGCAGATCTAAACAccgaggag gctGGAGACCTTTTGGAGGCAGAAGCTGATGCTCTTTATGACGATGTGTTGACTGGATCAGTGGACAGCGAGAGCACTCCGGGGAAGCAGGAGTGTAAGGAAGATGGGATGTTGGTGGAGGAATGTAATGGAGGAAAACGCTTCTCTGTTTACATCGGCAACTTTAACTGG TGGACATCAGACGGTGATCTGATAGCGATGGCACGTAAGCAGGGAGTGACCGACATCGTAGAAGTTAAGTTTGCAGAGAACAGGACTAATGGTCAGTCTAAAgg CTATGCTGAGCTAGTTGTGTCCACAGAAGAGTCTTTAAAGCGTTTATTAGAGTCCATGCCTCAGTGCAAGATCAACGGTGAAAAAGTGGAGTGTCGTCATGTTTCGCGGAGAAACCTGGCTGATTTTGAAGCTCAGTCCAGAAGAC GAATACCTCTGCGCCTGGCTCCTAAAGGTGATTTGGAACGATCCGAAGCAAGAAGTTCATCCACTCCCTCTCCATCAGACCTGCAGTCTTTACCTTTGCCTCTGATGTTTCCTCCAACCAAACCCCCTCCCCTCATCCCCTCATTTTACaatactcctcctcctcctcttcctcctcctcctcttcctctttttaaCACTCCTCCTCCCCTTTTCCATCCACCGTTACCTTATACACGCATCCCCAAcgcacacaacctaaacacataCAACCTAAACGCACACGTCCCCAATGCACACATCTCAAACGCACACGTCCCCAATGCACACATCTCAAACGCACACGTCCCCAATGCACACATCTCAAACGCACACGTCCCCAATGCACAC ATTctcagtgcacacactcacaactcacacacatcctcactACACATCAACCCCGCCTTCTTCCCCGTGAGTCCAGCGACatgcagcagcaacaacagcagcaacaataACAGCAGCAGCGACAACAACAGCAGAACAAGAACAGCGTTCAGCCGGCCGCG TAATGCAGTTTTTGAGGAGCTGATAAACAGGAACAGGACGATTGCGAGCAGCGCCATCACTAAAGCCATTTCTGCAGCTACATCAG GTGACATCCGGATGGCTATAGAGACCCTGTACACAGCCACAGCGGTCATCAAACAGTCTCGTGTGTCTAATGACAAGCGCTGCCGCATGCTAGTCAACTCTCTTAATGACTGTCTCAACTCCATAGAGACCAAATGTTTCCcaag TAAGAGACACCGTTCTCAGGAGCGAGCGAGTAGCCGATCGAGGGAGCGATATCGAGAGCGCTCATccagcacagacagagagagggacagagagagagagagggagcgagggcATGACCGAGAGCACAGAGACAGGCATTGA
- the LOC113646178 gene encoding cleavage and polyadenylation specificity factor subunit 6 isoform X2 encodes MAAMKADGGPTENIDIYADLNTEEAGDLLEAEADALYDDVLTGSVDSESTPGKQECKEDGMLVEECNGGKRFSVYIGNFNWWTSDGDLIAMARKQGVTDIVEVKFAENRTNGQSKGYAELVVSTEESLKRLLESMPQCKINGEKVECRHVSRRNLADFEAQSRRRIPLRLAPKGDLERSEARSSSTPSPSDLQSLPLPLMFPPTKPPPLIPSFYNTPPPPLPPPPLPLFNTPPPLFHPPLPYTRIPNAHNLNTYNLNAHVPNAHISNAHVPNAHISNAHVPNAHISNAHVPNAHISNAHVPNAHISNAHVPNAHILSAHTHNSHTSSLHINPAFFPVSPATCSSNNSSNNNSSSDNNSRTRTAFSRPRNAVFEELINRNRTIASSAITKAISAATSGDIRMAIETLYTATAVIKQSRVSNDKRCRMLVNSLNDCLNSIETKCFPSKRHRSQERASSRSRERYRERSSSTDRERDRERERERGHDREHRDRH; translated from the exons ATGGCAGCCATGAAGGCTGATGGAGGGCCGACGGAGAACATCGACATCTACGCAGATCTAAACAccgaggag gctGGAGACCTTTTGGAGGCAGAAGCTGATGCTCTTTATGACGATGTGTTGACTGGATCAGTGGACAGCGAGAGCACTCCGGGGAAGCAGGAGTGTAAGGAAGATGGGATGTTGGTGGAGGAATGTAATGGAGGAAAACGCTTCTCTGTTTACATCGGCAACTTTAACTGG TGGACATCAGACGGTGATCTGATAGCGATGGCACGTAAGCAGGGAGTGACCGACATCGTAGAAGTTAAGTTTGCAGAGAACAGGACTAATGGTCAGTCTAAAgg CTATGCTGAGCTAGTTGTGTCCACAGAAGAGTCTTTAAAGCGTTTATTAGAGTCCATGCCTCAGTGCAAGATCAACGGTGAAAAAGTGGAGTGTCGTCATGTTTCGCGGAGAAACCTGGCTGATTTTGAAGCTCAGTCCAGAAGAC GAATACCTCTGCGCCTGGCTCCTAAAGGTGATTTGGAACGATCCGAAGCAAGAAGTTCATCCACTCCCTCTCCATCAGACCTGCAGTCTTTACCTTTGCCTCTGATGTTTCCTCCAACCAAACCCCCTCCCCTCATCCCCTCATTTTACaatactcctcctcctcctcttcctcctcctcctcttcctctttttaaCACTCCTCCTCCCCTTTTCCATCCACCGTTACCTTATACACGCATCCCCAAcgcacacaacctaaacacataCAACCTAAACGCACACGTCCCCAATGCACACATCTCAAACGCACACGTCCCCAATGCACACATCTCAAACGCACACGTCCCCAATGCACACATCTCAAACGCACACGTCCCCAATGCACACATCTCAAACGCACACGTCCCCAATGCAcac ATCTCAAACGCACACGTCCCCAATGCACACATTctcagtgcacacactcacaactcacacacatcctcactACACATCAACCCCGCCTTCTTCCCCGTGAGTCCAGCGACatgcagcagcaacaacagcagcaacaataACAGCAGCAGCGACAACAACAGCAGAACAAGAACAGCGTTCAGCCGGCCGCG TAATGCAGTTTTTGAGGAGCTGATAAACAGGAACAGGACGATTGCGAGCAGCGCCATCACTAAAGCCATTTCTGCAGCTACATCAG GTGACATCCGGATGGCTATAGAGACCCTGTACACAGCCACAGCGGTCATCAAACAGTCTCGTGTGTCTAATGACAAGCGCTGCCGCATGCTAGTCAACTCTCTTAATGACTGTCTCAACTCCATAGAGACCAAATGTTTCCcaag TAAGAGACACCGTTCTCAGGAGCGAGCGAGTAGCCGATCGAGGGAGCGATATCGAGAGCGCTCATccagcacagacagagagagggacagagagagagagagggagcgagggcATGACCGAGAGCACAGAGACAGGCATTGA
- the LOC113646178 gene encoding cleavage and polyadenylation specificity factor subunit 6 isoform X1: protein MAAMKADGGPTENIDIYADLNTEEAGDLLEAEADALYDDVLTGSVDSESTPGKQECKEDGMLVEECNGGKRFSVYIGNFNWWTSDGDLIAMARKQGVTDIVEVKFAENRTNGQSKGYAELVVSTEESLKRLLESMPQCKINGEKVECRHVSRRNLADFEAQSRRRIPLRLAPKGDLERSEARSSSTPSPSDLQSLPLPLMFPPTKPPPLIPSFYNTPPPPLPPPPLPLFNTPPPLFHPPLPYTRIPNAHNLNTYNLNAHVPNAHISNAHVPNAHISNAHVPNAHISNAHVPNAHISNAHVPNAHISNTHVPNAHISNAHVPNAHILSAHTHNSHTSSLHINPAFFPVSPATCSSNNSSNNNSSSDNNSRTRTAFSRPRNAVFEELINRNRTIASSAITKAISAATSGDIRMAIETLYTATAVIKQSRVSNDKRCRMLVNSLNDCLNSIETKCFPSKRHRSQERASSRSRERYRERSSSTDRERDRERERERGHDREHRDRH, encoded by the exons ATGGCAGCCATGAAGGCTGATGGAGGGCCGACGGAGAACATCGACATCTACGCAGATCTAAACAccgaggag gctGGAGACCTTTTGGAGGCAGAAGCTGATGCTCTTTATGACGATGTGTTGACTGGATCAGTGGACAGCGAGAGCACTCCGGGGAAGCAGGAGTGTAAGGAAGATGGGATGTTGGTGGAGGAATGTAATGGAGGAAAACGCTTCTCTGTTTACATCGGCAACTTTAACTGG TGGACATCAGACGGTGATCTGATAGCGATGGCACGTAAGCAGGGAGTGACCGACATCGTAGAAGTTAAGTTTGCAGAGAACAGGACTAATGGTCAGTCTAAAgg CTATGCTGAGCTAGTTGTGTCCACAGAAGAGTCTTTAAAGCGTTTATTAGAGTCCATGCCTCAGTGCAAGATCAACGGTGAAAAAGTGGAGTGTCGTCATGTTTCGCGGAGAAACCTGGCTGATTTTGAAGCTCAGTCCAGAAGAC GAATACCTCTGCGCCTGGCTCCTAAAGGTGATTTGGAACGATCCGAAGCAAGAAGTTCATCCACTCCCTCTCCATCAGACCTGCAGTCTTTACCTTTGCCTCTGATGTTTCCTCCAACCAAACCCCCTCCCCTCATCCCCTCATTTTACaatactcctcctcctcctcttcctcctcctcctcttcctctttttaaCACTCCTCCTCCCCTTTTCCATCCACCGTTACCTTATACACGCATCCCCAAcgcacacaacctaaacacataCAACCTAAACGCACACGTCCCCAATGCACACATCTCAAACGCACACGTCCCCAATGCACACATCTCAAACGCACACGTCCCCAATGCACACATCTCAAACGCACACGTCCCCAATGCACACATCTCAAACGCACACGTCCCCAATGCAcacatctcaaacacacacgtcCCCAATGCACACATCTCAAACGCACACGTCCCCAATGCACACATTctcagtgcacacactcacaactcacacacatcctcactACACATCAACCCCGCCTTCTTCCCCGTGAGTCCAGCGACatgcagcagcaacaacagcagcaacaataACAGCAGCAGCGACAACAACAGCAGAACAAGAACAGCGTTCAGCCGGCCGCG TAATGCAGTTTTTGAGGAGCTGATAAACAGGAACAGGACGATTGCGAGCAGCGCCATCACTAAAGCCATTTCTGCAGCTACATCAG GTGACATCCGGATGGCTATAGAGACCCTGTACACAGCCACAGCGGTCATCAAACAGTCTCGTGTGTCTAATGACAAGCGCTGCCGCATGCTAGTCAACTCTCTTAATGACTGTCTCAACTCCATAGAGACCAAATGTTTCCcaag TAAGAGACACCGTTCTCAGGAGCGAGCGAGTAGCCGATCGAGGGAGCGATATCGAGAGCGCTCATccagcacagacagagagagggacagagagagagagagggagcgagggcATGACCGAGAGCACAGAGACAGGCATTGA
- the LOC113646178 gene encoding cleavage and polyadenylation specificity factor subunit 7 isoform X3 produces the protein MAAMKADGGPTENIDIYADLNTEEAGDLLEAEADALYDDVLTGSVDSESTPGKQECKEDGMLVEECNGGKRFSVYIGNFNWWTSDGDLIAMARKQGVTDIVEVKFAENRTNGQSKGYAELVVSTEESLKRLLESMPQCKINGEKVECRHVSRRNLADFEAQSRRRIPLRLAPKGDLERSEARSSSTPSPSDLQSLPLPLMFPPTKPPPLIPSFYNTPPPPLPPPPLPLFNTPPPLFHPPLPYTRIPNAHNLNTYNLNAHVPNAHISNAHVPNAHISNAHVPNAHISNAHVPNAHISNAHVPNAHILSAHTHNSHTSSLHINPAFFPVSPATCSSNNSSNNNSSSDNNSRTRTAFSRPRNAVFEELINRNRTIASSAITKAISAATSGDIRMAIETLYTATAVIKQSRVSNDKRCRMLVNSLNDCLNSIETKCFPSKRHRSQERASSRSRERYRERSSSTDRERDRERERERGHDREHRDRH, from the exons ATGGCAGCCATGAAGGCTGATGGAGGGCCGACGGAGAACATCGACATCTACGCAGATCTAAACAccgaggag gctGGAGACCTTTTGGAGGCAGAAGCTGATGCTCTTTATGACGATGTGTTGACTGGATCAGTGGACAGCGAGAGCACTCCGGGGAAGCAGGAGTGTAAGGAAGATGGGATGTTGGTGGAGGAATGTAATGGAGGAAAACGCTTCTCTGTTTACATCGGCAACTTTAACTGG TGGACATCAGACGGTGATCTGATAGCGATGGCACGTAAGCAGGGAGTGACCGACATCGTAGAAGTTAAGTTTGCAGAGAACAGGACTAATGGTCAGTCTAAAgg CTATGCTGAGCTAGTTGTGTCCACAGAAGAGTCTTTAAAGCGTTTATTAGAGTCCATGCCTCAGTGCAAGATCAACGGTGAAAAAGTGGAGTGTCGTCATGTTTCGCGGAGAAACCTGGCTGATTTTGAAGCTCAGTCCAGAAGAC GAATACCTCTGCGCCTGGCTCCTAAAGGTGATTTGGAACGATCCGAAGCAAGAAGTTCATCCACTCCCTCTCCATCAGACCTGCAGTCTTTACCTTTGCCTCTGATGTTTCCTCCAACCAAACCCCCTCCCCTCATCCCCTCATTTTACaatactcctcctcctcctcttcctcctcctcctcttcctctttttaaCACTCCTCCTCCCCTTTTCCATCCACCGTTACCTTATACACGCATCCCCAAcgcacacaacctaaacacataCAACCTAAACGCACACGTCCCCAATGCACACATCTCAAACGCACACGTCCCCAATGCACACATCTCAAACGCACACGTCCCCAATGCACACATCTCAAACGCACACGTCCCCAATGCACACATCTCAAACGCACACGTCCCCAATGCAcac ATTctcagtgcacacactcacaactcacacacatcctcactACACATCAACCCCGCCTTCTTCCCCGTGAGTCCAGCGACatgcagcagcaacaacagcagcaacaataACAGCAGCAGCGACAACAACAGCAGAACAAGAACAGCGTTCAGCCGGCCGCG TAATGCAGTTTTTGAGGAGCTGATAAACAGGAACAGGACGATTGCGAGCAGCGCCATCACTAAAGCCATTTCTGCAGCTACATCAG GTGACATCCGGATGGCTATAGAGACCCTGTACACAGCCACAGCGGTCATCAAACAGTCTCGTGTGTCTAATGACAAGCGCTGCCGCATGCTAGTCAACTCTCTTAATGACTGTCTCAACTCCATAGAGACCAAATGTTTCCcaag TAAGAGACACCGTTCTCAGGAGCGAGCGAGTAGCCGATCGAGGGAGCGATATCGAGAGCGCTCATccagcacagacagagagagggacagagagagagagagggagcgagggcATGACCGAGAGCACAGAGACAGGCATTGA
- the LOC113646178 gene encoding cleavage and polyadenylation specificity factor subunit 7 isoform X4, whose protein sequence is MAAMKADGGPTENIDIYADLNTEEAGDLLEAEADALYDDVLTGSVDSESTPGKQECKEDGMLVEECNGGKRFSVYIGNFNWWTSDGDLIAMARKQGVTDIVEVKFAENRTNGQSKGYAELVVSTEESLKRLLESMPQCKINGEKVECRHVSRRNLADFEAQSRRRIPLRLAPKGDLERSEARSSSTPSPSDLQSLPLPLMFPPTKPPPLIPSFYNTPPPPLPPPPLPLFNTPPPLFHPPLPYTRIPNAHNLNTYNLNAHVPNAHISNAHVPNAHISNAHVPNAHISNAHVPNAHISNAHVPNAHILSAHTHNSHTSSLHINPAFFPVSPATCSSNNSSNNNSSSDNNSRTRTAFSRPRNAVFEELINRNRTIASSAITKAISAATSGDIRMAIETLYTATAVIKQSRVSNDKRCRMLVNSLNDCLNSIETKCFPSKRHRSQERASSRSRERYRERSSSTDRERDRERERERGHDREHRDRH, encoded by the exons ATGGCAGCCATGAAGGCTGATGGAGGGCCGACGGAGAACATCGACATCTACGCAGATCTAAACAccgaggag gctGGAGACCTTTTGGAGGCAGAAGCTGATGCTCTTTATGACGATGTGTTGACTGGATCAGTGGACAGCGAGAGCACTCCGGGGAAGCAGGAGTGTAAGGAAGATGGGATGTTGGTGGAGGAATGTAATGGAGGAAAACGCTTCTCTGTTTACATCGGCAACTTTAACTGG TGGACATCAGACGGTGATCTGATAGCGATGGCACGTAAGCAGGGAGTGACCGACATCGTAGAAGTTAAGTTTGCAGAGAACAGGACTAATGGTCAGTCTAAAgg CTATGCTGAGCTAGTTGTGTCCACAGAAGAGTCTTTAAAGCGTTTATTAGAGTCCATGCCTCAGTGCAAGATCAACGGTGAAAAAGTGGAGTGTCGTCATGTTTCGCGGAGAAACCTGGCTGATTTTGAAGCTCAGTCCAGAAGAC GAATACCTCTGCGCCTGGCTCCTAAAGGTGATTTGGAACGATCCGAAGCAAGAAGTTCATCCACTCCCTCTCCATCAGACCTGCAGTCTTTACCTTTGCCTCTGATGTTTCCTCCAACCAAACCCCCTCCCCTCATCCCCTCATTTTACaatactcctcctcctcctcttcctcctcctcctcttcctctttttaaCACTCCTCCTCCCCTTTTCCATCCACCGTTACCTTATACACGCATCCCCAAcgcacacaacctaaacacataCAACCTAAACGCACACGTCCCCAATGCACACATCTCAAACGCACACGTCCCCAATGCACACATCTCAAACGCACACGTCCCCAATGCACACATCTCAAACGCACACGTCCCCAATGCACAC ATCTCAAACGCACACGTCCCCAATGCACACATTctcagtgcacacactcacaactcacacacatcctcactACACATCAACCCCGCCTTCTTCCCCGTGAGTCCAGCGACatgcagcagcaacaacagcagcaacaataACAGCAGCAGCGACAACAACAGCAGAACAAGAACAGCGTTCAGCCGGCCGCG TAATGCAGTTTTTGAGGAGCTGATAAACAGGAACAGGACGATTGCGAGCAGCGCCATCACTAAAGCCATTTCTGCAGCTACATCAG GTGACATCCGGATGGCTATAGAGACCCTGTACACAGCCACAGCGGTCATCAAACAGTCTCGTGTGTCTAATGACAAGCGCTGCCGCATGCTAGTCAACTCTCTTAATGACTGTCTCAACTCCATAGAGACCAAATGTTTCCcaag TAAGAGACACCGTTCTCAGGAGCGAGCGAGTAGCCGATCGAGGGAGCGATATCGAGAGCGCTCATccagcacagacagagagagggacagagagagagagagggagcgagggcATGACCGAGAGCACAGAGACAGGCATTGA
- the LOC113646178 gene encoding cleavage and polyadenylation specificity factor subunit 7 isoform X6 produces MAAMKADGGPTENIDIYADLNTEEAGDLLEAEADALYDDVLTGSVDSESTPGKQECKEDGMLVEECNGGKRFSVYIGNFNWWTSDGDLIAMARKQGVTDIVEVKFAENRTNGQSKGYAELVVSTEESLKRLLESMPQCKINGEKVECRHVSRRNLADFEAQSRRRIPLRLAPKGDLERSEARSSSTPSPSDLQSLPLPLMFPPTKPPPLIPSFYNTPPPPLPPPPLPLFNTPPPLFHPPLPYTRIPNAHNLNTYNLNAHVPNAHISNAHVPNAHISNAHVPNAHISNAHVPNAHILSAHTHNSHTSSLHINPAFFPVSPATCSSNNSSNNNSSSDNNSRTRTAFSRPRNAVFEELINRNRTIASSAITKAISAATSGDIRMAIETLYTATAVIKQSRVSNDKRCRMLVNSLNDCLNSIETKCFPSKRHRSQERASSRSRERYRERSSSTDRERDRERERERGHDREHRDRH; encoded by the exons ATGGCAGCCATGAAGGCTGATGGAGGGCCGACGGAGAACATCGACATCTACGCAGATCTAAACAccgaggag gctGGAGACCTTTTGGAGGCAGAAGCTGATGCTCTTTATGACGATGTGTTGACTGGATCAGTGGACAGCGAGAGCACTCCGGGGAAGCAGGAGTGTAAGGAAGATGGGATGTTGGTGGAGGAATGTAATGGAGGAAAACGCTTCTCTGTTTACATCGGCAACTTTAACTGG TGGACATCAGACGGTGATCTGATAGCGATGGCACGTAAGCAGGGAGTGACCGACATCGTAGAAGTTAAGTTTGCAGAGAACAGGACTAATGGTCAGTCTAAAgg CTATGCTGAGCTAGTTGTGTCCACAGAAGAGTCTTTAAAGCGTTTATTAGAGTCCATGCCTCAGTGCAAGATCAACGGTGAAAAAGTGGAGTGTCGTCATGTTTCGCGGAGAAACCTGGCTGATTTTGAAGCTCAGTCCAGAAGAC GAATACCTCTGCGCCTGGCTCCTAAAGGTGATTTGGAACGATCCGAAGCAAGAAGTTCATCCACTCCCTCTCCATCAGACCTGCAGTCTTTACCTTTGCCTCTGATGTTTCCTCCAACCAAACCCCCTCCCCTCATCCCCTCATTTTACaatactcctcctcctcctcttcctcctcctcctcttcctctttttaaCACTCCTCCTCCCCTTTTCCATCCACCGTTACCTTATACACGCATCCCCAAcgcacacaacctaaacacataCAACCTAAACGCACACGTCCCCAATGCACACATCTCAAACGCACACGTCCCCAATGCACACATCTCAAACGCACACGTCCCCAATGCACAC ATCTCAAACGCACACGTCCCCAATGCACACATTctcagtgcacacactcacaactcacacacatcctcactACACATCAACCCCGCCTTCTTCCCCGTGAGTCCAGCGACatgcagcagcaacaacagcagcaacaataACAGCAGCAGCGACAACAACAGCAGAACAAGAACAGCGTTCAGCCGGCCGCG TAATGCAGTTTTTGAGGAGCTGATAAACAGGAACAGGACGATTGCGAGCAGCGCCATCACTAAAGCCATTTCTGCAGCTACATCAG GTGACATCCGGATGGCTATAGAGACCCTGTACACAGCCACAGCGGTCATCAAACAGTCTCGTGTGTCTAATGACAAGCGCTGCCGCATGCTAGTCAACTCTCTTAATGACTGTCTCAACTCCATAGAGACCAAATGTTTCCcaag TAAGAGACACCGTTCTCAGGAGCGAGCGAGTAGCCGATCGAGGGAGCGATATCGAGAGCGCTCATccagcacagacagagagagggacagagagagagagagggagcgagggcATGACCGAGAGCACAGAGACAGGCATTGA
- the polr2l gene encoding DNA-directed RNA polymerases I, II, and III subunit RPABC5 → MFLVVCVSLRNCFHPELVSFRAIFSVNTTNRKRHAFLVCFEERVVFSHAVCLCRRSDMIIPIRCFTCGKIVGNKWEAYLGLLQAEYTEGDALDALGLKRYCCRRMLLSHVDLIEKLLNYAPLEK, encoded by the exons ATGTTTTTAGTAGTTTGTGTTTCTCTCCGGAACTGTTTTCACCCCGAACTCGTTTCTTTCCGTGCCATTTTTTCCGTGAACACGACAAACCGGAAGCGACACGCTTTCCTCGTTTGTTTTGAAGAACGTGTTGTGTTTTCTCACGCAGTCT GTTTGTGCAGGAGATCAGACATGATTATCCCAATCCGCTGCTTCACCTGTGGGAAGATTGTAGGGAACAAGTGGGAGGCTTACCTGGGACTCCTACAGGCAGAATACACAGaggg AGATGCTCTGGATGCTCTGGGCTTGAAGAGATACTGCTGTCGCAGGATGCTGCTGTCTCACGTCGATCTGATCGAGAAACTGCTGAACTACGCACCACTGGAGAAATAA
- the LOC113646178 gene encoding cleavage and polyadenylation specificity factor subunit 7 isoform X7, with amino-acid sequence MAAMKADGGPTENIDIYADLNTEEAGDLLEAEADALYDDVLTGSVDSESTPGKQECKEDGMLVEECNGGKRFSVYIGNFNWWTSDGDLIAMARKQGVTDIVEVKFAENRTNGQSKGYAELVVSTEESLKRLLESMPQCKINGEKVECRHVSRRNLADFEAQSRRRIPLRLAPKGDLERSEARSSSTPSPSDLQSLPLPLMFPPTKPPPLIPSFYNTPPPPLPPPPLPLFNTPPPLFHPPLPYTRIPNAHNLNTYNLNAHVPNAHISNAHVPNAHISNAHVPNAHILSAHTHNSHTSSLHINPAFFPVSPATCSSNNSSNNNSSSDNNSRTRTAFSRPRNAVFEELINRNRTIASSAITKAISAATSGDIRMAIETLYTATAVIKQSRVSNDKRCRMLVNSLNDCLNSIETKCFPSKRHRSQERASSRSRERYRERSSSTDRERDRERERERGHDREHRDRH; translated from the exons ATGGCAGCCATGAAGGCTGATGGAGGGCCGACGGAGAACATCGACATCTACGCAGATCTAAACAccgaggag gctGGAGACCTTTTGGAGGCAGAAGCTGATGCTCTTTATGACGATGTGTTGACTGGATCAGTGGACAGCGAGAGCACTCCGGGGAAGCAGGAGTGTAAGGAAGATGGGATGTTGGTGGAGGAATGTAATGGAGGAAAACGCTTCTCTGTTTACATCGGCAACTTTAACTGG TGGACATCAGACGGTGATCTGATAGCGATGGCACGTAAGCAGGGAGTGACCGACATCGTAGAAGTTAAGTTTGCAGAGAACAGGACTAATGGTCAGTCTAAAgg CTATGCTGAGCTAGTTGTGTCCACAGAAGAGTCTTTAAAGCGTTTATTAGAGTCCATGCCTCAGTGCAAGATCAACGGTGAAAAAGTGGAGTGTCGTCATGTTTCGCGGAGAAACCTGGCTGATTTTGAAGCTCAGTCCAGAAGAC GAATACCTCTGCGCCTGGCTCCTAAAGGTGATTTGGAACGATCCGAAGCAAGAAGTTCATCCACTCCCTCTCCATCAGACCTGCAGTCTTTACCTTTGCCTCTGATGTTTCCTCCAACCAAACCCCCTCCCCTCATCCCCTCATTTTACaatactcctcctcctcctcttcctcctcctcctcttcctctttttaaCACTCCTCCTCCCCTTTTCCATCCACCGTTACCTTATACACGCATCCCCAAcgcacacaacctaaacacataCAACCTAAACGCACACGTCCCCAATGCACACATCTCAAACGCACACGTCCCCAATGCACACATCTCAAACGCACACGTCCCCAATGCACAC ATTctcagtgcacacactcacaactcacacacatcctcactACACATCAACCCCGCCTTCTTCCCCGTGAGTCCAGCGACatgcagcagcaacaacagcagcaacaataACAGCAGCAGCGACAACAACAGCAGAACAAGAACAGCGTTCAGCCGGCCGCG TAATGCAGTTTTTGAGGAGCTGATAAACAGGAACAGGACGATTGCGAGCAGCGCCATCACTAAAGCCATTTCTGCAGCTACATCAG GTGACATCCGGATGGCTATAGAGACCCTGTACACAGCCACAGCGGTCATCAAACAGTCTCGTGTGTCTAATGACAAGCGCTGCCGCATGCTAGTCAACTCTCTTAATGACTGTCTCAACTCCATAGAGACCAAATGTTTCCcaag TAAGAGACACCGTTCTCAGGAGCGAGCGAGTAGCCGATCGAGGGAGCGATATCGAGAGCGCTCATccagcacagacagagagagggacagagagagagagagggagcgagggcATGACCGAGAGCACAGAGACAGGCATTGA